A portion of the Flavobacteriales bacterium genome contains these proteins:
- the era gene encoding GTPase Era, producing the protein MKHKSGFVSIIGNPNVGKSTLMNSVVGEKLSIITSKAQTTRHRIRGIVNKDDYQIVYSDTPGILEPVYKMQEGMMKFVATALSDADILLYVTDIYETGVGNDKIKEKLNDMNIPIIVVLNKIDLGDQKRVTARIELWQSEFPRANVMPVSALHEFNIEKVLDE; encoded by the coding sequence GAATGTGGGTAAGTCTACCTTAATGAATTCGGTTGTAGGGGAGAAGTTATCTATCATCACTTCGAAAGCCCAAACTACACGTCATCGAATTCGAGGAATCGTAAACAAAGACGATTATCAAATTGTTTATTCGGATACCCCTGGGATTTTAGAGCCTGTATATAAAATGCAGGAGGGCATGATGAAGTTTGTTGCTACAGCTTTGTCGGATGCAGATATTTTACTCTACGTAACGGACATCTACGAAACGGGTGTTGGTAATGATAAGATAAAGGAGAAGCTAAACGACATGAATATTCCAATCATAGTTGTGCTTAATAAAATTGATTTGGGAGATCAGAAGAGAGTAACGGCCCGCATCGAATTATGGCAGAGTGAGTTTCCGAGAGCTAATGTAATGCCAGTTTCCGCGTTACATGAGTTTAATATTGAAAAGGTATTGGATGAAAT